A part of uncultured Tateyamaria sp. genomic DNA contains:
- a CDS encoding DinB family protein — translation MNAHPTAFVDHLRLMARYNAWQNASLVAAADTLSDDDRWRARGAFFGSVAGTFNHVLWDDALWLARFAGDVWPELSVPVSLEAPRDWEAFKALRVARDAEVSAWAASLVAADLQRVIAWYPGGGDVRVEKPAAVCFAHLFNHQTHHRGQVHGMLTAAGAVPGPTDLPMLG, via the coding sequence ATGAATGCGCACCCTACGGCGTTCGTGGACCATCTGCGGCTGATGGCGCGGTACAATGCGTGGCAGAACGCATCGCTTGTCGCGGCCGCCGATACGCTGAGCGACGACGACCGGTGGCGGGCGCGGGGGGCGTTTTTCGGCTCTGTTGCGGGGACATTCAATCATGTGCTGTGGGATGATGCGTTGTGGCTGGCGCGCTTTGCGGGGGATGTGTGGCCCGAGTTGAGCGTGCCGGTGTCGCTGGAGGCGCCGCGGGACTGGGAGGCGTTCAAGGCATTGCGGGTGGCACGGGATGCGGAGGTGTCGGCCTGGGCCGCGAGCTTGGTCGCGGCAGATTTGCAGCGTGTGATCGCGTGGTATCCCGGGGGAGGGGATGTGCGGGTCGAGAAGCCTGCGGCGGTGTGCTTTGCGCATCTGTTCAATCATCAGACGCATCACCGGGGGCAGGTTCATGGGATGTTAACGGCGGCGGGGGCCGTGCCGGGGCCGACGGATTTGCCGATGTTGGGGTAG